GTCGCTGCCGCGGTGGGCGTCGCCACCCTCCTCGCGGAACCAGTAGACGAAGTCGGGTTCGTGTTCCTCACAGAGGATAACCTCCGAGAGGGGTTCGCCGTAGACGTACCGCGCCCGGTTGCACGCCTCGAGGTTTTCGTCGCCGTGGATCAACCAGCAGCCGTGACACGGCGCGTTGTAGATGACGTCGAGTCGGATCATCCGTTTGCGGGCGTCCTCGGGCATCTGTGCGAGCGGGAGAAAGTCGCCGTCTTCGTCGAGGATGTCTTCCTCGTCGAAACGCCAGCCACGCATCCCGATACTCACTTTTCCCATGGTCGGGGTTTCGGCCGCGAAGACAAAAAGAGACTGTTCGCTTCCCGAGTGGTCAGGGGCTCAGCCCAGCAGGTACCGCATCGCCGGGTACCGCTCGACGAGCGGTTCGCCGCGGATCTCGAGTTGCTCGATGTAGCGGTCGAGGCCGAGGATGCGCCCGGCGCCGAAGGCGGCGATCGCCAGGAAGACGACGGCGTAGATCAGCGTCGAGTCGAACAGCGCGAGGATGTCGCCCTCCCACCCGCCGAGGTAGAAGGCGGTCATCTGGAGCGCGCCGCCGAGGGCCGCCAGCCGGACGAACGCCCCCGCGATGAGGGCGAGGCCGATCAGGACCTGGGTCACCGGGATGGCGACGTTGATGACGTCCATCAGCGCGGCGTTGGCCGCCATCGAAGCGTAGAGCCCACTGACGGGGCTGGCCGCGTCGACGCCGTGGACGAGGTAGCCGTTCGCGTCGAACGGCCAGTCACTGACCTTGCCGATCCCGGCGAACAGGATCATGCCGCCGATGACGAACCGAAGGGCAACGACGAACCACGCCGACAGAGCGTGGGGGTGGCCTTCGAGGGTGATACCGCCGTAGCGGCTTTCGAGCCGGTTGAACGTGTTAGTTGACATTGTCTTGTACCTCTTACAGGTAATCGTAGGCTGTCTATCCACCTAAGAAGGGGCCGTGGTTCCCAACCGGTGGGAAATACGCTCTCGAGGAGACGTTCGTTTCGCTCGAGGGGCGTTTTCGTGACCATCTCGACAGACCACTTCGTGACGGACGCACCCTGGGTCCGACGACTGAACTGTTCGCCGGAATCACGGGCCCTTTGTAGCCGCCCGCTCGAGTACCCTCATGGACAGCGTCGACGCCGCGGGACTGGG
This region of Natronosalvus halobius genomic DNA includes:
- a CDS encoding DoxX family protein, with product MSTNTFNRLESRYGGITLEGHPHALSAWFVVALRFVIGGMILFAGIGKVSDWPFDANGYLVHGVDAASPVSGLYASMAANAALMDVINVAIPVTQVLIGLALIAGAFVRLAALGGALQMTAFYLGGWEGDILALFDSTLIYAVVFLAIAAFGAGRILGLDRYIEQLEIRGEPLVERYPAMRYLLG